From one Coffea eugenioides isolate CCC68of chromosome 11, Ceug_1.0, whole genome shotgun sequence genomic stretch:
- the LOC113752163 gene encoding protein SLOW GREEN 1, chloroplastic-like, whose translation MDSSSTLASSSFLMIKPTSIPSLPILRKQIHFHSYKPLHSKKLMIINASSASSNSSSTPNPFISTLKTTTAAVIFAVAVFGSFGKFNKPARAIFPFPPTPTSQQNISDAIGVFKEVLQPLKKSNSEATGAVLESELHQKLNPEAIEALKTLLQKKLKASKKKECLDILHKLTSAQPEITDWPFLAARLLNEMGNTQEAIEVLLPILPEGDLPSVLTMFEISLLVDLSALKEHVKCLDEKIRESSEGVVDQEKQGKEERLLMLFLAQVQFLLNNVDEALRIYEELERQDPSDYRPYFCKGVICTLLHRKKEAREQFAKYRELSPKKIEVEWYLRTPIRRMRLFLTPEDKN comes from the coding sequence ATGGACTCAAGTTCAACTCTAGCATCATCATCCTTCCTCATGATCAAGCCAACTTCAATCCCATCTTTACCAATATTGAGGAAGCAAATTCATTTTCATTCTTATAAGCCCCTTCACAGCAAGAAGTTGATGATCATCAATGCCTCTTCTGCTTCTTCTAACTCCTCCTCCACTCCAAACCCCTTCATTTCCACCCTCAAGACCACCACTGCTGCTGTCATTTTTGCGGTGGCCGTGTTTGGGTCCTTTGGGAAGTTCAATAAACCAGCTAGAgcaatttttccatttccacCAACTCCAACATCACAGCAAAACATTTCTGATGCCATTGGAGTCTTCAAAGAAGTTCTTCAACCCTTAAAGAAATCCAACTCTGAGGCCACTGGGGCTGTGTTGGAATCAGAGTTGCATCAGAAACTGAATCCTGAGGCCATTGAGGCCTTGAAAACTTTGCTTCAGAAGAAACTGAAggctagcaagaagaaagaatgCTTGGATATATTGCACAAGTTAACCTCAGCTCAGCCAGAAATCACAGATTGGCCGTTTCTTGCTGCAAGACTATTGAATGAAATGGGGAATACACAAGAAGCAATAGAAGTTCTGTTGCCTATTTTGCCGGAGGGTGATCTGCCTTCTGTCTTGACAATGTTTGAGATTTCATTGTTGGTGGACTTGTCTGCACTTAAGGAACATGTAAAGTGCTTAGATGAAAAAATCAGGGAGTCATCAGAGGGTGTGGTTGATCAGGAGAAGCAGGGGAAGGAAGAGAGATTGCTTATGCTATTCTTGGCACAGGTACAATTCTTGCTTAATAATGTGGATGAAGCATTGAGGATTTATGAGGAACTTGAAAGGCAGGATCCTAGTGATTATAGGCCTTATTTTTGTAAAGGGGTGATATGTACTTTGCTTCATAGGAAGAAAGAAGCTAGAGAGCAATTTGCAAAGTACCGCGAACTTTCGCCCAAGAAAATTGAGGTGGAATGGTACTTGAGGACTCCTATTCGAAGAATGAGGCTGTTTCTGACTCCCGAGGATAAGAATTGA